ACAAAGAAGAAATAATTTTAAAATCTTATCATCTATTTTTGGTTAGATAACATACGGTCTACGTATCATTTTCTCCTGTTATACTGGGGCTAATAACATTTTTGTTACCGaaacaataaaaaaattaataaaatgttATCTCGCGTATTTTTGCTAACACTTTTCTATCCGTCCGTTAGATTTGCTAACAAAATCATATCTTCCGTCAAATTTTGTCTATGTGGTAGCCAATTTCCGTCAGTTTTGCACAATCATCGCCAAACAAGCAACACATTACGTGCTGATTCAGAAAAATGATACGTCATCGTCACCAACCTTCCAAAAAATTTTCCAGATTCCGGCGACCACCAACGGTGGTCCGGATGCCACGTGGTCGCCGGAACTTGAAAAATTTTGTTATGGCCAGACTAGTTCGACCAGATGAACGTCGTGGTGGTGTCGGATTTTTCAAATTTAAAACTGTTTGGTGTAGATCTTAGTTTAAAGATTTGGCCACCGCACCTTTAAGTTTAGATCTACAACTTTAAATTTAAAAAGTCCAACACCGCCATGACGTTCCGTAACAAAATTTTCTGATTCCGGCTACCACAGACGGCGGCGCCGCCTCAAGGGGCTGTCGACCACCGTCGGTGGTCTTCGAAATTTGGAAATTTTGATATGGCTTGACTAGTTTAGACTAGAGGAATATCATGGTGGTGTCGGATTTTTTAAATTTACATCAGTTTGGTGTAGATCTAAGCTTAACGGTGTGGTGACCGAATCTTTAAGCTTAGATCTACACCAAACGGTTGTAAATTTGAAAAATCCGACACCACGACGACGTTCATCCAGTCGAAACAAGTTTTGACATAAAAAAATTCTAGATTCCGGCGAACACCGATGTCTTTCCGTCAACCACTTGTGGCTGATGATGACGTGTCATTTTTGCCGAATCAGCACGTGATGTGTTGTTTGTTTGGTGATAATTGTGCAAAATTGAAAAAAATTGACTACCACATAAATAAAATTTGACGAAATGTATGATTTTGTTAACGAATCTAACGGACTGATAGAAAAGTGTTAGAAATAAACACGAGATAACATTTTATTAGTTTTTTCCATTTATCGGGTAGAAAAATGTTACTAGCCCACGTGATCGTAAGTTCCTACGCGTATCATTTCCAAAAAAAAGTTCCCACGCGTATCAACTGTAGGCCCAATAAATCTTGGGCCCACCCATTATTGGGCCAAGCTCAAATACGAATTTGCTTTGAATTTAAGGTAACATTTCTttgaaataaataattaaaatatataaataaaataaaataaaataaaattttcttTCCTTCTTCTCTGCTCGTCTCTTTCCCGGCCGAGAGTATCATCAGCAATTCAATTCATAGCAAATTCCCAAACAAGCTTCATCAGGTAATTCTCATTCTCTCCCCCTCTATCGGCTTTTTCCATTTTATTTGCGTAAGTTGTTGAGTAATTAGATAGCTAATCAATCAAATTATCATCTTCTGGTTCGAATCGACTTCATCTTAATcccaaaaccctaacttgattttAGGGGTTTTGTTGTTCTTCGACGAGAATTGAATCAATTTTTCCCTTTTTCAAAAATATTGATTCTATTTGTTTTGTATGTTTAGATGGATCTTGCAACTGAGAACAGGCTAGCTGCAATGCTGATGAAAGAGGCAGCAGAATTACGACGACAGTCTCAGGAAGAAGGAGTTCTAGCTTATCTTAGGCAGCCCAAAGCTAGGGGCCGGCCAAATTCACGGTTTCTAACTGCCACCGTACTTGGGGTGCAACAAGGTATGCATCTGATTATTCTGTTAATATTTAGATCTTTTCAGACAAATTGTAGCATAGTTAATATTGAAACGATTTCTAAAGGGTCCTGTGTAATATTATGGAGCTTTTAGTCTGGTATTTCATCATCATATGATGTGCCATTACCCTGTTGAGACTTGTGAGTATGCCTTGTACCACAGGTTAATCAATATTAGAGTTGCAAGTCAAATTCGAGGCTAAAAAATGTTCTCCTATCTGATCTTATAAATGACTTTCACACATGATTTGACAAGTATTTAATCATTGGTGGTAATGCTAGAAAATTTGAATTGGGGGGAGGGCATCTTACATTTTACTTGCTACCAACTTTTGGGGTCGCTGATCATAAAAATGTTATCAACTTTTATACTATATGAAGACCTGTTTGGAAATTCTGCAAGTTAATGCTGTGAAGTGTGAAGGGTTCTATTAATTCTCTATTTAACCTTGTTTGGTCTTTTTCTCAGCTAACCGAGTTGTGGAAGTAAATGACATGTGGCGAGCTCGAGAGAAAGAGATGGAGTTGAATGACAAACTTACTAGAAAATCAAAAGATTACCATCCCCGGAGCAGCCAAATTGATAGGGCAACTGAGATTTCATCCTCAGGAACAGAAAGGAGGCATcctgaaatagaagaaaataatgcAGCAGACGAAGGCTTAAAGGATGAGGAAATTGAGAAATTTCTACATTCAAGGCGTGTTTCTCAATTTCTAACTATTTATTATACACTTGGATATATTTTAATGTGTGTTTAATCTTTCGTACGTTTTTGAcatttaacatttttttgttgatggTAGGGTCAAGCGTGGACGAGGTTCTGTTGGATCGAGGATGGATGAAGCGGGACCTTATCTTCTCCCAAGTTCGAGTTCGAAGGATGGCTTATCAAGAAGCCCTGATCATGTAAGGAAATATCGGGTTTTGGGTCCAGAGAAACCTTCCTCACTTGAAGATTTTGAATTTTctgatgaagaagagaagaagaagaggaagaaggcAAAAAAATCTCACTCAAATAGCTCCGATAAGAAGCACTGTAGGAGGAATGAAAAGAAAGAAAAGTCTAGAGACAAGAAAAAGAGGAGAAAAGAGGAAAAAAGAAGAAAACCTTCCTAGAGTATAGGAAATCTGTATTGTATTACTCCTTGTAGACGTGTTGAATTCATATGCTGTTGGTTATTGGGCAGAGTTTATATGCATTGCAGTGTACTTAAAATTAACTTAAACTATGTGAAATATTTCAAAACCATGGTTTGTACTTCTACATCTACGCCAGTGATCCTCTTGCCGATTTGCTTCGTTTTTTCTATCTGCATTGCAGTCGATTGGTTGATTTGTCCATCTAAACGTGTTTATATTCTGTATCTTTGAAATGGTTCGTACAATttcaaaaaagaaaagaaaagaaatggTTCGTACTTCTATATTCATTCATATCAACAAGACTATACGTGTTTATATTAATTAATCAGAACCATAAGAATGATTATTCCATCTCCAAGgttctctattttttttttctctaaaACACATTGTATCATCCAATCATTACTATTATAGAAATAATATTCAAATCTCAATTAATGAATAAAAATACATCTGAAAAGtgatttatattttattacttctTACTATATCTCTTGAAAAgtgatttatattttattaatgtatTACTTTTTACTATATCTCTTCACTACTATCTGATATATATACTACTATTAGAATTAATTGATTTTCGTAAGAGATTTTGTCTTGATATTTATAGAAGGCAAAATAAATAAGTTGGGTGTAAATAGtgggaaaataaaataaaaaatcaatGATAATATGTTGGGGGTTGACGTAATGGACATCTACCACTATAATTTTTACAATATTTTTCTTTAAATGTTCATTATTATATATGTCTCGTTAAAATCTCACCAGTAAAAAATaaaatttggtaaaaaaaaaaaaatacacaaatAATATCATACACAAAAAAAAATAATTTCAGGTTGTTTTAGTAAAAATTTTGCCAAAAAAATCCCAGTGGGACAAAACCTTTTGCGAAAGACAAATTATACGTTAGTGTATGATTCTTCCCCTCAAACGAACCATATAGTCATTTCAAGGGCTTTTTAATCTTGCATGTTGTGAACTCGTCGCATACCGATACCAAAAATAAATTTCTCAAAAATCGATGTCGGTAATGATTTGGTAAAGATATTGGCAAGATTGTTTATGGATCGTATTTGCTTGACATCGATTTGTCGACTTTCTTGGAGTTCATGAGTATAGAAATTTTTTGGTGGGATATGCTTGGTCCTATCACCTTTAATATATCCTCCCTTGACTTGTGCAacacaagctgcattatcttcataaatTATAGTGGGAGGTAATTCAACCGGTTTCGGAAAACATGAATTCCGAATATGGGTTATAACAGATCTTAACCAAACACACTCTTTTCCAGATTCATATAGGGCAACAATTTCAGAGTGGTTGAAAGATGTAGCTACAAGCGTTTGCTTAGTAGAACGCCAAGAAATAACAGTATCATTATAACAAAATACATATCCGGTTTGAGAGCGAGCTTTATGCGGATCGGATTGATATCCCGTATCAGCATATCCAACTAAACCAGAGTTAGTTGAATTCTTAGAATAATATAATCCCAGATCCATGGTTCCTCGAAGATATCGGAAGATATGTTTGATCCCATCCCAATATCTTCGCGTTGGCTCTGAACTAAATCGGGCCAATAAATTTACCGCAAATGCGATATCCGGTCTCGTACATTGTGCCAAGTACATAAGTGCCCCAATTGCATTTAGATATGATACTTCAGGACCAAATATctctttatttaattatttaggacGAAACGGGTCCTTTTGGGGATGTAGAGACCTCACAACCATGGGAGTGCTCAATGGATGAGATTTATCCATGTCAAATCATTTGAGTAACTTTTCAGTATATTGTGATTGATGGATAATTATTCCATTTTTTTTATGCTCTAGCTCTAGTTCAAGATCAAGACAAAGTTTGTTTTTTCCCCTTTTCAGACTCCTTTTTCAGATATTCGACAGTTTTGGATAACTCGTTAGGAGTTCCAATCAAATTCATATCGTCGACATAAACTGCCACTATAGCAAATTCGGTATCTGATTTCTTCATAAAGATGCATGGACATATAGGATCATTCTTATATCCTTCTTTGATTAAGTACTCACTAAGTCGTTGGTACCACATGCGACCAGATTGCTTTAACCTGTATAAAGATTTTTGGAACTTTATTGAGAATAAGTTGCAGGGAGTGTATGCTTCAGGCATTTTATATTCCTCGagaactttcatatatatatatatatgaatccaaGAGCCATATAAATATGCCGTCACAACGTCCATTAGACGTATTTCCAGTTTTTCTGAAATTTTCAGGTTAATTAGATGACAAAATGTAATCATCTCCATCACGGGTAAATATATTTCATCAAAATCAACGCCAGGTTTCTGCGAGAAACCTTgggcaacaagtcgagctttatatctAACgacctcatttttctcatttcgttTTCGGACAAATACTCATTTATATCCAACAAGTTTTACATTTTCAGGAGTTCGAGTTATGGACCCGAAAACTTCTCGCTTAGCAAGGGAATCTAATTCAACTTTAATTGCTTCTTGCCATTTAGGCCAATCATGCCTTTGACGACATTCAGTAACAGACTGAGGCTCATAATCATCATTCATAATCTTGTAAGTAATTGAGAATGCAAATGCATCATTAATGATGATATTATCTCGATCCCAAATCTCATTACAATATGTAATGGAATGTTCTGTATTcccgatatttttgatctttttatggGTTTGTGCCTCTTGAGGGGGTATTAAG
The Rutidosis leptorrhynchoides isolate AG116_Rl617_1_P2 unplaced genomic scaffold, CSIRO_AGI_Rlap_v1 contig164, whole genome shotgun sequence DNA segment above includes these coding regions:
- the LOC139881486 gene encoding uncharacterized protein, with translation MDLATENRLAAMLMKEAAELRRQSQEEGVLAYLRQPKARGRPNSRFLTATVLGVQQANRVVEVNDMWRAREKEMELNDKLTRKSKDYHPRSSQIDRATEISSSGTERRHPEIEENNAADEGLKDEEIEKFLHSRVKRGRGSVGSRMDEAGPYLLPSSSSKDGLSRSPDHVRKYRVLGPEKPSSLEDFEFSDEEEKKKRKKAKKSHSNSSDKKHCRRNEKKEKSRDKKKRRKEEKRRKPS